The DNA segment CTTCGCCCGCGGCACGGCGAAACGCAGCCGCGGCCGTTCGAAGTGATCGTCTTGGAGCAGGTTCCTTCCGTCATCGAGGTTTGGCACGAGTACGAGAAGGTTCTGAGCGCCGTCGGTTACCAGGCCAAGGCGAAGGTCTTCCACACGGAACAGTACGGGGTCCCGCAAACGCGACGGAGGGCCGTACTCGTGGCCCGAAGGAACGGAGAAGATCTCCCGGAACACTTCCTGCCTCCGACGCATCACCAGTACCGCAAGGGCGTGCAGAACAGCGACACCCTCTTTGCCGGCCGGGCCCCCTGGGTCTCGATGGCGGACGCCCTCCAAGAGATGTACCGGCACGTCGGCGAGGCCAAGCGTCGTCCCACGCCGTTCTGCGTCGTATCCAACTACGGCAGTGGAGGCGACCCGAAGGCGCGTGGCCGTAGGGAATCGAATCTGCCTTCCGCGACGATCACCGGCAAATGGAAGCGCAATCGGATCGTGGCTTTGGATGCCCCGGAAACCGAGATGGATCGCCTGAGCAACGAGGAAGCCGGCGTCTTCCAGACCTTTCCCTATCGGTACCCCTGGCGGGGCAGCGATGCTGCCCAGCAACAGCAGATCGGCAACGCGGTGCCCCGCGTTTCGGTGTGCACGTATTGAGCGGGGCACTCGAATTGGGCGTCCCCCGAGCCGACGTATGGGAGAGGCTTCTGCGGTGGCGGCCGGAGCCAAAGGATCAGGAGGCCGCTTCTCAAACCGAGGTATCGGATTGAGAAGCGAGTCGCGTCTCGATCGTCACGTCCACGCGGGCAAATCCTTCTCCAGACTCACCCCCTGACGTTGTACGGGCACGGCGCTGTCCTCTGAAGGTTCCCCGGCCTGTTCCGGCGTACGGCCGCGGTGCCGGAGCGGAGCCTCCGCGAGAAGCTTGTCGAACAGAGGCATCAGGATGTCCACGGAATGCGTCGGGGCGCGGCCGTCGTCGGGGCCTTCCGGGAGGCGGTCCCACGGCACTGCGGGAGCCTCCTCACGCTCGGCGATCCAGTCCTGTAGTTCCTCCACCAGTGGAGGGGCGTCGGGTGCGAGAACGTCGTAGACCAGCGTGCTACCCGCGGTGTTGACCGCCGAGGAGAGAGCGTTGACGTGGTCGGCCGGCCGAGGCGTGCCTGCCGAAAGCAACCTTTCGAAGATGCGTATCAATGCCTGGGCGGTCGGCCGATGGTCGATGACGTCCAGGCGAAGCGTGGTGTTGAGGATGTCCTGCAAGGCGCACGCCGTCTCCACGGGGCGGTAGTCCGAACCGTTCCGGAAGAGTTCGGCCCCCCACCACAGCCTGGCGAAGCACTGTGTGTAGTGGGGTCCGGAGAAGCGTGAACTGGGTGCGACCTCGGCTCCTCTGTGCCGCCACACCACGTAGTCGGGAGCGACGAGCATGGCGAGGTGATTCCATAGCCGGCCGTCGCCCGCCTCGGCGCGAGTCATACGTACAGTGGCGTGCAACCGTGGGGCGAGCCAACCGTCGGCGGCCGCACGGTTGGCGTCGAAGCGCGACATCGCCTCGTCGACCAGTTCTCGGATGGCATTCGTTCCCCACCGGGCCTCGGGTGGCAGAGACCCGCTCGCCTTCCGCAAGGCCACTTGGGGAGGGCTCTCCTGGCCCGACTGCATGCCCCGGCTCAAATGCCTGGCCACTGCTGTGTCGGGCAGGAAACCGAGCGACTGTGGGATGTCGAATGCTGCGCGATGCCGCATCAGACCGTGCTCCTCTCGGCGTGGTCGACGGCTCGTACCGCGCGGGTCAGTTTCTTGGCGATCTGCGCACGACGGCCGGCCGCGTACTGGATTCCGGTCTGGAGCTCCGACCAGCCGAAGCCCTTCGTGCGGCGCTCGTTGATCTCGTAGAGGGCATCGGTGAGCTGACGTCCGGGGAACACATGCGGGAGCATGACCCGCAGTACGGCCTCTCGCCATCCGGTGGGCATGACAGGCGTGCCGTCCTCGTCCGCGTCCAGATTGCTGGCGGCCGTGTGGAACATCGCCGTCCAGACGTCCTGGGCGATCTGGGAGGCTGCCATGTCGCGCACCGCGTGCTCCGCGGTGCTGCCCCCGGAGCCGTGCAGAATCTGCACCAGTCCTTCGACGGCGGTCGTGTTGAGGTAGACCGTCGGGATGTCGGCTGAGGTGTCGACTATCCAGGCCGAGTCTTTGTAGGGGCGCAGCCACTCGTGCGGCCCGTCGCGGAAGTCGACTTCCACGGTTTCGATCTCTCGCTGTCGAACCGGCGTGGCTTCGGAGAGATCGACATACCAGTCGTCCTCCAAGGAGCCCACAAGGCGCCCCGGCACCCCCTCCACCGTCGCGGCGACCAGAACGGACAGCGTCGCGCGCCGGATATGGAAGGTGCGTGGCAGAGTGATCGTTCCGGCCATGGAGCCGTCCGCAGCACGGCGAAGGCGTGTGGTGGAGCGGGCGTTGGTGGCCTTCTCGGTCAGCACCGCCAAGCAGATCACGTCCTGCCAGGGGCCGCTCCGCAACTCGTCTTCCGGCAGAGCCGCTCGCAGCTCGAGAACCGCTTCCTCCCATTGGGCGCGTCCCGATTGATGAAGTGCGACGACGCGCTCCGACGCGGAAATGTGCCGGTACGGAAGCGGTTTGCCGTCGACCATCACGGAGACGACATCGCACGTGACGTCGCCGAGAAGCGTTGGATACGGGAATACCGCCTTCACGCCGCACCTCCGCGAGCCTTGGGCACGTCCACGATCAGCCGGGCATACCCGCCGCGTACCGGATGGCTGGACGGATCGGTCACCCCGCTGAACACAGCGGTACGGACGCCGGGCTCGACGATGACCGTGTCGTTCTCCACCCGACAAGACTCGGATCCGACAAGCAACTCCCATCCCACCGTGGGGCGGCCGCCCGAACGCACGTCGAATTTGGCGACGGGGACAGAACCCAAGGGTCCGCCGCATCGGGCAGCTTGAGACGGACGGTGACATGCCAGGCTCCACGATCGTCCGTACGGGCGTCGACGCTGCGTACGGTGGGAAACGACTGGACGCGTCGCGCGCCCGCGCCTATCCCCGTGTCCAGTTTCAACAATTCGCGCAGGACGGCAGGCCCACCGCTGCGAACGACATCCCGGTTGCCCAGAAGAGAGCGTACGGTCTCGTCGATCGCGGACCGGAATTCCTTGAGCCGGGACAGAGCGCCGCGCTGGTATGTCGTCGTGAGTTCCTCGGTTCGGTCCCAACGATCATGTTCGGGCGGTTCGGAGGCACGCAGGAATGCCTCGGCGAGTGCCACATCCTCCCCGTCCCGCCCCGTCGCATAACCGGCGAGCAAGACGGCCTGGAACGAGGGCGTGCCCAACGGCAGCTCGCGTGGCCGCTGTTCGGTGACGGACATGCGGTTGCCGCGCATGCAGATCACCCGATTCGGCTGTGCGTCCTGTTCGTCGGCCGGGGTGAGCAGTAGGACGGCCCGGTGCTCGTGGCCCTTGTCGTCAGTGCGTCCTCGCTCCTTCAGGGGGGTCACGATCAATGGGACCTCGGCCCGGACCACCTGTTCAGAGGAGGTCAGCTCTTCGACGGTGTCGCCGTCGAGGTACGCCTGCAGCGCTCGGCTGACAGCCGGGCGATAGGCATGGGGGTCGACCTGCTCTTCGGGGATGTAGACCGCACCGTTGCGCAGGGTGGTGACGCGGGCATCGAGCAGGGGGCCGGCGGAACGGCCTCCGATCATTGCCGCCCAGAAGCCGTCCGCGAGTGATCGGACGAATTCGTCGTGCATCTCCCGCAAGGTCTCGTTCGCTCCAGAGGCGTCGTACGCCCCCACGATGAGGAAGGACGTCCCCGGTTCGTCGGTTGATCGATCCAGGTGCAGCCCGCGCAGGGTGGCATCGTCGGCCCACCAGGACCGGGAGACATCTTGGTGTTCCGGGTCGGTGTCCGGTTCGCCGAACCAGGCGGGCCCCGCGTAAGCCGTGCCGTTCGCCTCGTGCCACGGAAGATCGAGACGCCCGATCACGCGACCTGCGGTGCGTCCCTCGTGCCGTTCGGACAGGGTCGTGTTCATCAGGACGAGGCCGAAACGGCTCGCGGCCCAGATGGTTGCCTTGCCCAATCCGTACGAACCTCCGGCCCGCCCCGCCGCGACCTTGTGGCTGTCGAGTTGGCGGCGGACCACCGCGGCGAACCGGCCGTCGCCGTATTCGGGCCCCGTCAACCCCGCCGCGTTGTAGTCGTCGATGCGCAGCAGACGCAGTCGACGTTCCCGGGAGAGATCCGTCAGGGCGGACCGGAGACTGCGGG comes from the Streptomyces sp. SUK 48 genome and includes:
- a CDS encoding DNA cytosine methyltransferase, with the protein product MTSAPPVGPRRPFHVVDLFAGPGGLDMAAEALGLPSIGIEWDDDAVATRLAAGLKTVHGDVRLFGPDHPDFKNCNVLAGGPPCQTFSIAGNGSGRKAFDLVTGFIRRMHAWYELERAGKKGERWEDIQRELDKLDDERTGLVLQPLRWVFEAMLRPRHGETQPRPFEVIVLEQVPSVIEVWHEYEKVLSAVGYQAKAKVFHTEQYGVPQTRRRAVLVARRNGEDLPEHFLPPTHHQYRKGVQNSDTLFAGRAPWVSMADALQEMYRHVGEAKRRPTPFCVVSNYGSGGDPKARGRRESNLPSATITGKWKRNRIVALDAPETEMDRLSNEEAGVFQTFPYRYPWRGSDAAQQQQIGNAVPRVSVCTY
- a CDS encoding helix-turn-helix transcriptional regulator, whose amino-acid sequence is MSQADLAAKLDKTRAAVSAWINGRAEPRDVTKRHIAEILGTDLVAVVTRTEDIPVERPRRWHHRLAHLDGGREYGNAAAFAFDADLSVLAREATQNSLDERYDVGSPVRVRYTLHELDGPHLDAFLATLQWEKLLPHYEAASQGNQKVSRSLRSALTDLSRERRLRLLRIDDYNAAGLTGPEYGDGRFAAVVRRQLDSHKVAAGRAGGSYGLGKATIWAASRFGLVLMNTTLSERHEGRTAGRVIGRLDLPWHEANGTAYAGPAWFGEPDTDPEHQDVSRSWWADDATLRGLHLDRSTDEPGTSFLIVGAYDASGANETLREMHDEFVRSLADGFWAAMIGGRSAGPLLDARVTTLRNGAVYIPEEQVDPHAYRPAVSRALQAYLDGDTVEELTSSEQVVRAEVPLIVTPLKERGRTDDKGHEHRAVLLLTPADEQDAQPNRVICMRGNRMSVTEQRPRELPLGTPSFQAVLLAGYATGRDGEDVALAEAFLRASEPPEHDRWDRTEELTTTYQRGALSRLKEFRSAIDETVRSLLGNRDVVRSGGPAVLRELLKLDTGIGAGARRVQSFPTVRSVDARTDDRGAWHVTVRLKLPDAADPWVLSPSPNSTCVRAAAPRWDGSCLSDPSLVGWRTTRSSSSPASVPLCSAG
- a CDS encoding DUF6339 family protein gives rise to the protein MRHRAAFDIPQSLGFLPDTAVARHLSRGMQSGQESPPQVALRKASGSLPPEARWGTNAIRELVDEAMSRFDANRAAADGWLAPRLHATVRMTRAEAGDGRLWNHLAMLVAPDYVVWRHRGAEVAPSSRFSGPHYTQCFARLWWGAELFRNGSDYRPVETACALQDILNTTLRLDVIDHRPTAQALIRIFERLLSAGTPRPADHVNALSSAVNTAGSTLVYDVLAPDAPPLVEELQDWIAEREEAPAVPWDRLPEGPDDGRAPTHSVDILMPLFDKLLAEAPLRHRGRTPEQAGEPSEDSAVPVQRQGVSLEKDLPAWT